The Rhinoraja longicauda isolate Sanriku21f chromosome 25, sRhiLon1.1, whole genome shotgun sequence genome has a window encoding:
- the ddt gene encoding D-dopachrome decarboxylase — MPFLELESNLAASCFSEPLLERLVRAAAAILDKPQERINVSVRPNMIMAMGGSMSPCAQLVVSSIGVVGTAEQNKQHSSKFFEFLTKELGLTADRILIRFYPLEKWQIGKNSTVMTFL, encoded by the exons ATGCCCTTCCTGGAGCTGGAGAGTAACCTGGCGGCCAGCTGCTTCTCCGAGCCGCtgttggagcggttggtgcggGCAGCGGCCGCCATCCTGGACAAGCCGCAGGAG CGAATCAATGTCTCTGTGAGGCCAAACATGATCATGGCAATGGGAGGTAGCATGTCACCCTGTGCCCAGCTCGTTGTGTCTTCAATCGGGGTGGTGGGAACTGCTGAGCAAAACAAGCAGCACAGCTCCAAGTTCTTTGAATTCCTCACCAAGGAGCTGGGCTTAACTGCAGACAG GATCCTGATTCGATTTTATCCTTTGGAGAAGTGGCAGATTGGAAAAAATAGTACCGTTATGACGTTCCTGTAG